One Spinacia oleracea cultivar Varoflay chromosome 4, BTI_SOV_V1, whole genome shotgun sequence DNA segment encodes these proteins:
- the LOC110790859 gene encoding transcription factor HHO5 has translation MGLVCPELSLDLKPSYVSETINGFLGEVSMIGDSSERLDKVDDFVRKLEAELNKIEVFKRELPLCMLLLKDAISYLKQESSQYKTKNAHQPVLEEFIPMKKDSIRDENTQLSKTGEEASRKDKTNWMSSVQLWNTDGLTTNTIAPHLIRNSNQNQRQNYVSESPKEDEKRNQIVGGNLYDPCKIRTESKGFAPLVHNYPTTTTTFPELRRKVDKDDVKVSGLTLVVPGMNNNNPEEDSVTRVFNPTLGGNRALNSSSPASSGRLSHQQSSARKQRRCWSPELHRRFVDALTQLGGPQVATPKQIRELMRVDGLTNDEVKSHLQKYRLHTRRVPNDSGTPGNKSGQDLSGSWTAQDQYSESSKPSSSQSASPEGPLQFPGLTGETSTTGGDSMDDDDDEKSESHIWKG, from the exons ATGGGTCTGGTATGTCCTGAACTGAGTTTAGATTTGAAACCCAGTTACGTTTCTGAAACGATTAATGGGTTTCTCGGTGAAGTCTCGATGATCGGCGATTCGTCTGAGAGATTAGATAAAGTGGATGATTTTGTTAGGAAGTTAGAAGCTGAATTGAATAAGATTGAAGTTTTTAAACGAGAACTCCCTCTTTGCATGCTTCTCCTTAAAGATG CAATTTCATATTTAAAACAAGAATCATCCCAGTACAAGACTAAAAATGCTCATCAACCTGTGTTGGAAGAGTTTATCCCAATGAAGAAAGATTCAATTCGTGATGAAAACACTCAATTGAGCAAAACTGGTGAAGAAGCATCTAGGAAAGACAAGACGAATTGGATGAGCTCGGTTCAGCTATGGAACACAGATGGTTTAACTACTAATACTATTGCACCTCACTTGATTCGCAATTCAAACCAAAATCAAAGACAAAACTATGTTTCAGAATCTCCCAAG GAAGATGAGAAAAGAAATCAAATTGTGGGGGGTAATTTGTATGATCCTTGTAAAATTAGGACAGAATCAAAAGGGTTTGCACCTTTGGTTCATAATTATCCTACAACTACTACTACTTTCCCTGAGTTGAGGAGGAAAGTTGACAAGGATGATGTAAAAGTTTCAGGACTTACTTTGGTTGTGCCTGGAATGAACAATAATAACCCAGAAGAGGATTCAGTTACCAGGGTGTTTAATCCTACACTAGGGGGAAACAGAGCTTTGAATTCTTCGTCTCCTGCATCCAGTGGACGACTCTCTCATCAGCAGTCGTCTGCTCGGAAACAGAGAAGATGTTGGTCACCGGAATTACACCGGAGATTTGTTGATGCTTTGACTCAGCTTGGCGGTCCACAAG TGGCAACTCCGAAACAAATCAGGGAGCTGATGAGGGTGGATGGTCTCACAAATGATGAAGTAAAGAGCCATTTGCAA AAATACAGGCTTCATACAAGACGAGTCCCGAATGATTCAGGAACCCCAGGAAACAAATCCGGGCAGGATTTGAGTGGTTCATGGACAGCTCAGGATCAATACAGTGAATCCTCAAAACCAAGTAGCTCACAATCTGCTTCACCTGAAGGTCCTCTACAGTTTCCTGGGCTTACAGGGGAGACCTCAACTACTGGAGGTGATAgcatggatgatgatgatgatgagaaaTCCGAAAGCCATATCTGGAAAGGATGA
- the LOC110790850 gene encoding la-related protein 6C — protein sequence MSHEQMRSPEKEIKYGNGNGNGNSNRDNGRGGGGGGGGGGGFKFNAQAAEFVPRSYSTTSSYSNPQVLSTGYFYPCVQYLQDGDHVVGTPSADWFYVSPSPPPSPRSSTTNGTTNNNHSNNNNNNNNSNDSSPVHTSNNSPRSHPNLSRSNSLNDDLQQKIVKQVEYLFSDLSLMANDTMAKHVSKDPEGYVPIPVIASMKKIKSLVTDNHLLVQAFRSSKKLIVSKDNKKVKRRIPFTESYKDELQCRTVMVENLPDDHSYQNLENIFSVAGSVKAIRLCHPPDVNPSRSKNEVMIISNKLHALVEYETAEFAEKAAEKLNDERNWRKGMRVRVMLRCTPKSILKTRKSDFDMLITDDDESPHAESPKETPQTNGSELVKDNSIGEETSGVLRKLASPRGRIKTKGRAQCLNDRGLLSSPTHTIGASLLYDTLTTKLINKGPRMPDGTRGFTMGRGKPITTSSNPSSPMG from the exons ATGTCACACGAGCAAATGAGGAGTCCggaaaaagaaataaagtatggtaatggtaatggtaatggtaatagTAATAGAGATAACGGACGTGGAGGTGGcggtggaggtggaggtggaggcgGGTTTAAATTCAACGCGCAAGCGGCGGAATTCGTGCCGAGATCATATAGTACAACAAGTAGTTATAGCAATCCACAGGTGTTATCAACGGGATATTTCTACCCGTGTGTGCAATATTTGCAAGACGGGGATCATGTTGTGGGAACTCCTTCGGCGGATTGGTTTTACGTTAGTCCTTCTCCGCCTCCTTCTCCTCGTAGTAGTACTACTAATGGTACTACTAATAATAATCAtagtaataacaataacaataacaataatagtAACGATTCGAGTCCGGTGCACACTTCTAACAATTCTCCCCGATCTCACCCGAACTTGTCCCGGTCGAATTCGCTCAATGACGATCTCCAACAAAAGATCGTCAAACAG GTGGAATACCTATTCAGTGATTTGAGCTTAATGGCAAATGATACAATGGCAAAACATGTAAGCAAAGATCCTGAAGGTTATG TTCCAATTCCAGTCATAGCATCTATGAAGAAGATCAAATCCCTGGTTACAGACAACCATTTGCTCGTTCAAGCATTTCGCTCATCTAAGAAACTT ATTGTTAGTAAGGACAATAAGAAGGTCAAAAGAAGGATTCCCTTTACAGAAAGTTACAAAGATGAGCTCCAG TGTCGTACTGTGATGGTTGAGAATTTGCCTGATGATCATTCTTACCAGAATCTCGAAAACATATTTAGTGTAGCTGGCAG TGTGAAGGCCATTAGGTTGTGCCATCCTCCAGATGTGAATCCTTCTCGTTCCAAAAATGAAGTTATGATCATCAGTAACAAG CTTCATGCACTTGTGGAGTATGAGACTGCTGAATTTGCAGAAAAGGCG GCTGAAAAGCTGAATGATGAAAGAAACTGGAGAAAAGGAATGCGAGTTAGAGTGATGCTAAGATGCACG CCAAAATCTATCTTGAAGACCAGAAAGTCCGACTTTGATATGCTTATAACTGATGATGATGAATCGCCTCATGCTGAATCTCCCAAAGAAACTCCCCAAACAAATGGTTCAGAATTGGTTAAAGATAACAGTATT GGTGAAGAAACATCTGGTGTGTTAAGAAAACTAGCATCACCGCGTGGGCGTATTAAAACCAAAGGACGCGCTCAATGTCTAAATGATCGCggattgctttcatcacctacaCATACAATTGGTGCAAGCTTGTTATATGATACATTAACAACCAAGTTAATCAATAAAGGACCGCGAATGCCTGATGGTACTAGAGGCTTTACTATGGGACGAGGGAAACCAATTACAACTTCATCAAATCCAAGTTCACCTATGGGGTGA